AGGCCGTGGATGGTGTATCGTTCGGGGTGCCCGAACAGGAAACGCTCATTTTGCTGGGTACCAGCGGCTGCGGTAAAACCACCACGCTCAAAATGATTAACCGGTTGATAGAGCCTACAGGTGGCAGCATTTATATCGACGGTAAAAACATCATGGAGCAGCAACCCGAGGTTTTGCGCCGGAGTATTGGCTATGTGCTGCAAAACAATGGTTTATTTCCGCATTATACCGTGGCCGAAAATATTGCGGTTGTACCCAACCTGCTAAAATGGGACAAACAAAAAACAGAAAAACGCATAGCCGAGTTGATGGAAAAACTCCACCTCGATGCGGCTTATCTAAAAGCATATCCTAACGAGCTAAGCGGCGGGCAACAGCAGCGGATCGGCCTGGCAAGAGCATTGGTATCCGATCCGCCGGTGCTGCTGATGGACGAACCATTCGGCGCGCTGGATAACGTTACCCGCTCAAAAATCCATGCCGAATTCAAGGCCCTTGATGAGCTGAAGCGCAAAACCATCATCATGGTAACCCATGATGTGCAGGAAGCTTTTGAACTGGGCGACAGGATCTGCCTGATGGATAAAGGCCGGATCATCCAGGCGGGCACACCGGCCGATCTGCTTTTTAACCCGGTTAACAATTTTGTTAAAGAGTTCCTTGAACATCAACGCTTACAATTGGAGTTTAAAACCATCAAACTAAATGATCTGTGGGAGCTGCTTCCGGAGTTGAACAAGGAAACCAACGCGTCGTCATTTAATATCGACTCAAGTTTATGGGAGGCTTTGGAAAGCTTTAAATTTAATGCCGGCGAAACCATCAATATCAGCAAAGATCAGAATCAAATAAAAACGGCAGGCTTCGAGCAATTAATGTCGGCTTTTTATCAATATAAAAACAAGCAAAGCCATGAATGAGCAGCAGCAAACTTTATGGCAGTTTATGCAGCAGCAATCGGGCAAACTGCAGGAGCAAACTTTGCAGCATATCGGCTTAACATTTATTTCGCTGTGCGTTGCCGTGCTGGTGGGCTTGCCGCTGGGAATCCTCATCTCGCGTAAAAAACAATTATCGGGCATTGTTTTAGGGATAGCGGGCGTGCTGCAAACTATTCCGAGTATTGCTTTGCTGGGCTTCATGATCCCGCTGTTGGGTATCGGCCCCAAACCGGCTATTGTGGCTTTGCTGCTGTATGCCTTGTTGCCTATTATCCGCAATACTTACACCGGTATTTTAGGGGTTGATGCTTCGGTTAAAGAAGCGGCTACCGCCATGGGCATGAGTAAATGGCAAATTCTGTTTAAGGTGGAGCTGCCCTTAGCCATGCCGGTAATTTTTGCTGGTATCCGTACCGCTACGGTAATCAATGTTGGGGTAGCTACTTTAGCGTCATTGATAGCAGCCGGTGGTTTGGGCGAATTTATTTTCGGCGGTATTTCGTTAAATAATACCAATATGATACTGGCGGGTGCTATTCCATCGGCACTGCTCGCTGTTATTTTTGATGTGCTTTTGTCGCTGGTGCAAAAAATCAGCTTTAAAAAAATAAAAAAAGCGCTTTATGTATTACCGGTATTGCTGGTGCTGCTTTGTTTGTTTTACATAGTCCCGGCAAAATCAACCAGTAAGCTTACTGCCGGCTTTACACCGGAGTTTATGGGCCGGCAGGATGGCGATATCGGCCTCAGGAGTAAATACGGGTTAAAGATCCATACCATCGTGATAAGCGATGCGGTAATGTACAAGGCAGCCTTTGAGAAACAGCTGGATGTGATCAGCGGATACTCTACCGATGGCAGGTTGAAAGCGTATAATTTAGTTGTTTTGGATGATGATAAGCACATTTTTCCGCCTTATTATGCCGCCCCGATTGTGCGCGATGATGCCCTGCAAAAATTTCCTGACCTTGAAAAGACATTAAACCTGCTTGCAGGCAAAATAAATGATTCGGTAATGACAGATTTAAATTACCGCACCGACTATCTTCACCAAACGCCCGAACGGGTAGCCAAAGATTTTTTGGTGGCACACCAATTGTGGCGTACCGAACGCGGGGGGAGCAATGGCGTAGTACGCATCGGCTCAAAAATTTTTGGCGAACAATATATACTGGCCAATATGTACAGCATGCTGATAAAAGGATATACGGATTATGATGTATCGACCAAAACAGGCCTCGGCGGCACCAAAATTTGTTTTGATGCCATGACCAATAACCAGATTGATTTTTATCCCGAGTACACCGGTACGGGGCTGTTGGCCATATTACAGGCACCACCCCAAACGGTTAACCGGATAAGTGTAAATAAGGATAGTACATTCAGCTACGTGCAGCAGCAATTTGAAAAACAATACCAGACAAAATGGCTCAGGCCCATCGGTTTTAACAATGCTTATGCCCTAATGATGCGGCAAAAGCAGGCGAATGAACTGGGCATCAAAACAATTTCGAACCTAAAACAGTTTTTGGATAGGAAGTAATTTAAATGGATTTAATAACACGTTACCAGGAGGTGCGCCGCCGTACCGAAAAAATATGTTCGTACCTGCAAACCGAAGATTATGTGGTGCAGCCCGTGGTTGATGTTAGTCCGCCTAAGTGGCATATCGGTCATGTTACCTGGTTTTTTGAAACGTTTATCCTAAAACCCTATTTTATGGGTTACCAGGAGTATAATCCTGATTATAATTACGTTTTTAACAGCTATTACGAAACCGTAGGCAACCGTGTTATCCGTACCGATCGCGGCAACCTGAGCCGCCCTACCGTTATCGAAATTTATAGCTACCGCAAATATGTTGATGAAGCCATGGAGGGTTTTCTTTGCGGTGAGATTAGCGATGAGGTAAAGGAATTGATGATACTTGGTTTTAATCACGAAGAGCAGCACCAGGAATTATTAATGACGGATATTAAATACATCCTCGGCCATAACCCGCTGTTCCCGGCATATAACAGGGCCCATGCGGCTCCTGATATGGAGAAAGTTGTTTCTGATGATTTTATCAGCGTAAATGAAGGTATTTACGAAATAGGTTTTACCGGTGATGGCTTTTGCTTTGACAACGAGCTGAACCGCCACAAGGTTTATCTTAATGCCTACCAGATAAGCCCCAAACTGGTAACCAATGCCGAATACCTTGAGTTTATTAACAGCGGCGGCTATCAAGATTTTCGCCACTGGCATGCCGAGGGTTGGGATTGGGTAAAAACCAACAAGGTAGAAGCCCCCCTATACTGGCACAATATTGATGGCGAATGGCATAACTATACCTACCACGGCCTGGAACAATTGCATTTAAAAGCCCCGGTAACACACATCAGTTATTTTGAGGCTTATGCTTATGCCTCATGGAAAGGCCTGCGCCTGCCTACCGAGTTTGAGTGGGAAGCTGCTGCTACCCAATTTAACTGGGGCCAGCGCTGGGAGTGGACCGAAAGCTCCTACCTCCCCTACCCGGGTTTTGCCAAAGCCCCCGGAGCTATTGGCGAGTACAATGGCAAATTTATGGTAAACCAAAAAGTACTACGCGGAGCATCGGAGGTTACACCGCCGGGGCATAGCCGCATTACATACCGTAACTTTTTTCAAACAAATTTACGCTGGCAGTTTACTGGCATAAGGCTTGCAAAGTAACCGGCACAAACCACCACCATACCTATGAACCCAGTTATTACACCAGAAAAAGCCAACTGTACCATTAGCGAAGAGAACAGGCAGTTTTATGCCGATGTTATAGCGGGCTTAAAATCAGAACCCAAACACCTCGACTCGAAATATTTTTATGATGCCAATGGCGATAAGCTATTCCAGGAGCTGATGAACTGCGACGAGTATTACCCCACCAATTGCGAGTTGGAGATCTTCTCAGAAAAAACAGCCGAGATCTGCGATGCGCTTATTGCCGATGGAGATGCTTTTGATTTGATAGAGCTTGGAGCCGGCGATGCTACCAAATCAAGCTTTCTGCTTAAATACCTGTTGGATAAAAATGCCGATTTTACCTATCTGCCTATCGATATATCTGATAATGTAATATCGTACCTCAATATCACCCTCCCCGTTACCCTGCCCGGAATAAAAATAACCGGCCTTAACGGCGAGTATTTCCAGATGCTGAAAAAAGCTGCCACAATTTCGTCAAGACGCAAGGTGGTGTTGTTTTTAGGATCGAACATAGGCAATATGCCCATTAACGATGCCATCGAATTTTGCCGCGAACTGAGGGGTAATTTATCCGAAGGCGATATGGTACTGATAGGCATGGACCTGAAAAAAGATCCACGTGTTATCCTTGCCGCCTACAATGATAAAGACGGAATTACCCGCGAGTTTAACCTCAACCTGCTGCGCCGCATTAACCGCGAGCTTCATGCTGATTTTAATATAGATCAGTTTGAGCATTATCCAACCTACGATCCCGAATCGGGAGCATGCAAAAGTTACCTCATCAGCCTGCAGGATCAGGAAGTAATGATAGGCCACGAAAAGGTAAGCTTCAAAAAGGATGAATACATTTATATGGAGATCTCACAAAAGTTCACCATTATGCAAACCGACCAGATTGCGATAAACACAGGCTTCCAGCCGGTGGGCCAGTTTTTTGATACCAAGAAATGGTTTATTGATGCGGTGTGGGTGGCAGCGTAACCGTTGATGCTTTTTTGATTACGTTGATTTCGCTGATGGTGTCTGAATCAGAATTTACAGAATTAAAGAATATACAGAATACTAAGCAAATTCGATAAATTCCAATAATTCCCCCAAATTCGAGTTCAGACAAATAAAAATCAACGTAATCACCTCTAATCAACGGTTCAGAGCACCTTCGGGTTTAACTCCGAATCAATTACCTCTCCAATGGGTTTCCCCATTAACCATTTCTCGTGGTCATTTTTTTGCCAGTTGTTTTTGTATGGGGTGATGCGGGCACCATCGGCCACATAAATAACCGTCATAACCTCGCGCATTTTATCCGAGTTATTGCCGGGGGCATTATGAATGGTAAAACCCCGGTGCCAGGTGGCATCGCCGGCGGCCATGGTTTGGGCACGGGTTATTTCAAAGCCTTTTTCCTTTACATATTCATCAAAGGCCGATTCCGATTCGTCCGAAATTTCTGTGTTAAATACGGCGCCGCCCCTGTCCGATCGGGATGCAAATGTGAGCATGCCCATATCCACATCAATATCTACCAACGGCATCCACAAGGTTACGGTGTTATGGGTATCAATAGGCCAGTAATATTGATCCTGGTGCCAGGGGGTAGGGCCGCCACCGGGTTCTTTAAACAGGGCCTGATCATGGTAGATCCTTACGTTTTCAACCCCCATCAGGTCGGCAGCTATTTTGGCCAGGCGTTTTGATAGTACAAAACTCTTTACATCTTCGTCAACCTGCCACAGGTTCATGATCTGTAAAAAGGCTTTGCCGTAGGTGTCGCGATCTTCAAGTTTACGTTTTTCGGTGTTGTATCGGTCGGCTGCGCCAACAATTACGGGGCGGTAAGCATTAATTTCTTCTTTTGTAAGCACTTCGTGCACAAGCGTATGGCCTTTTTCATTAAATTCATTAATATTGTGGTTGGATAGTTTTTTAAAATTATCAAGCCGTGGTAGATGAGCGATCTGTGCATTCATAATTTTTAGGTTTATATCTCAAAGTAAGCTTATCTTTAAGTGAAAAAAAATGAAATGAATGGTGCATTTATGGGTGATTTTATCCGTAATTTAAATAAATATTATTTTCACGCTAAAATATGCAATGATAAAAGCCTCGTACGAAGTTCTTCAGCCCGCAAACAGCCAATCGTTTCTTGTGCGCAAATTTGATAAGCTGGCATTTGATGCCCCTTATCATTTTCACGAGGAATATGAGCTTACCTGTGTTATAAACGGCAGCGGCAAACGCTACGTTGGCAGCCACATGGAAGATTTTAACCAGGGCGACCTGGTTTTGCTTGGCCCCAACCTGCCACATTGCTGGAAACTGGAATCGAACGAGCAAACGCTGCGTACAGCCAGCGCCGTTGTGATCCAGTTTAACGATGCCTTTTTGGGCGAAGAGTTTTTCAATAAGTTTGAGTTACAGCTCATCAAAAAGCTTTTTCAGAAAGCAGGTTGCGGCGTATCATTTTATGGCGAAACGAGCAGGGAGATTAACCAGATGCTGCTTGGCCTGGTTGAAGAAAAAAGCAATTTCAGGATTTTGATAGGTTTACTGGAGATCCTGCACCGCCTGGCCTCATCCGA
The sequence above is a segment of the Mucilaginibacter celer genome. Coding sequences within it:
- a CDS encoding L-histidine N(alpha)-methyltransferase, with the protein product MNPVITPEKANCTISEENRQFYADVIAGLKSEPKHLDSKYFYDANGDKLFQELMNCDEYYPTNCELEIFSEKTAEICDALIADGDAFDLIELGAGDATKSSFLLKYLLDKNADFTYLPIDISDNVISYLNITLPVTLPGIKITGLNGEYFQMLKKAATISSRRKVVLFLGSNIGNMPINDAIEFCRELRGNLSEGDMVLIGMDLKKDPRVILAAYNDKDGITREFNLNLLRRINRELHADFNIDQFEHYPTYDPESGACKSYLISLQDQEVMIGHEKVSFKKDEYIYMEISQKFTIMQTDQIAINTGFQPVGQFFDTKKWFIDAVWVAA
- a CDS encoding ABC transporter ATP-binding protein — protein: MIKVDNLSKRFGDVKAVDGVSFGVPEQETLILLGTSGCGKTTTLKMINRLIEPTGGSIYIDGKNIMEQQPEVLRRSIGYVLQNNGLFPHYTVAENIAVVPNLLKWDKQKTEKRIAELMEKLHLDAAYLKAYPNELSGGQQQRIGLARALVSDPPVLLMDEPFGALDNVTRSKIHAEFKALDELKRKTIIMVTHDVQEAFELGDRICLMDKGRIIQAGTPADLLFNPVNNFVKEFLEHQRLQLEFKTIKLNDLWELLPELNKETNASSFNIDSSLWEALESFKFNAGETINISKDQNQIKTAGFEQLMSAFYQYKNKQSHE
- a CDS encoding ABC transporter permease/substrate-binding protein, translating into MNEQQQTLWQFMQQQSGKLQEQTLQHIGLTFISLCVAVLVGLPLGILISRKKQLSGIVLGIAGVLQTIPSIALLGFMIPLLGIGPKPAIVALLLYALLPIIRNTYTGILGVDASVKEAATAMGMSKWQILFKVELPLAMPVIFAGIRTATVINVGVATLASLIAAGGLGEFIFGGISLNNTNMILAGAIPSALLAVIFDVLLSLVQKISFKKIKKALYVLPVLLVLLCLFYIVPAKSTSKLTAGFTPEFMGRQDGDIGLRSKYGLKIHTIVISDAVMYKAAFEKQLDVISGYSTDGRLKAYNLVVLDDDKHIFPPYYAAPIVRDDALQKFPDLEKTLNLLAGKINDSVMTDLNYRTDYLHQTPERVAKDFLVAHQLWRTERGGSNGVVRIGSKIFGEQYILANMYSMLIKGYTDYDVSTKTGLGGTKICFDAMTNNQIDFYPEYTGTGLLAILQAPPQTVNRISVNKDSTFSYVQQQFEKQYQTKWLRPIGFNNAYALMMRQKQANELGIKTISNLKQFLDRK
- a CDS encoding AraC family transcriptional regulator gives rise to the protein MIKASYEVLQPANSQSFLVRKFDKLAFDAPYHFHEEYELTCVINGSGKRYVGSHMEDFNQGDLVLLGPNLPHCWKLESNEQTLRTASAVVIQFNDAFLGEEFFNKFELQLIKKLFQKAGCGVSFYGETSREINQMLLGLVEEKSNFRILIGLLEILHRLASSEEYNLLDQHRIIAERSITERERINPVFAYLVENFRKHVSLDKAASIANMTPNAFCKYFKKVTRKTFMETIIEYRLNYAIQQLVQTDKPISEISYESGFGDVSHFYKMFKAKMNLSPLNYRKRFVRNLAGDKKLSA
- a CDS encoding phytanoyl-CoA dioxygenase family protein, whose protein sequence is MNAQIAHLPRLDNFKKLSNHNINEFNEKGHTLVHEVLTKEEINAYRPVIVGAADRYNTEKRKLEDRDTYGKAFLQIMNLWQVDEDVKSFVLSKRLAKIAADLMGVENVRIYHDQALFKEPGGGPTPWHQDQYYWPIDTHNTVTLWMPLVDIDVDMGMLTFASRSDRGGAVFNTEISDESESAFDEYVKEKGFEITRAQTMAAGDATWHRGFTIHNAPGNNSDKMREVMTVIYVADGARITPYKNNWQKNDHEKWLMGKPIGEVIDSELNPKVL
- the egtB gene encoding ergothioneine biosynthesis protein EgtB, yielding MDLITRYQEVRRRTEKICSYLQTEDYVVQPVVDVSPPKWHIGHVTWFFETFILKPYFMGYQEYNPDYNYVFNSYYETVGNRVIRTDRGNLSRPTVIEIYSYRKYVDEAMEGFLCGEISDEVKELMILGFNHEEQHQELLMTDIKYILGHNPLFPAYNRAHAAPDMEKVVSDDFISVNEGIYEIGFTGDGFCFDNELNRHKVYLNAYQISPKLVTNAEYLEFINSGGYQDFRHWHAEGWDWVKTNKVEAPLYWHNIDGEWHNYTYHGLEQLHLKAPVTHISYFEAYAYASWKGLRLPTEFEWEAAATQFNWGQRWEWTESSYLPYPGFAKAPGAIGEYNGKFMVNQKVLRGASEVTPPGHSRITYRNFFQTNLRWQFTGIRLAK